From the genome of Labedella gwakjiensis:
ACTCGGTCGCGAGGGATGCCTTGGTGATACCCATGACCTCCTGACGCGCCGACGCGGTCTTCTTGCCCTCGGTGAGCGTCTCGCGGTTGATCCGGTTGTAGGACGACCGGTCGACGAGCTCACCCGGGAGGAGATCCGTGTCACCGTGGTCCACGACAGTCACCTTGCGGAGCATCTGACGGACGATGACCTCGATGTGCTTGTCGTGGATGGGGACACCCTGCGAGCGGTAGACGCCCTGGACACCGCCCACGAGGTGCTTCTGGACCTCGCGGACGCCCTGCACGCGCAGGACCTCCTTCGGGTCCACGGCACCGACGTGGATCTTCTGCCCGAGCTCGACGTGCTCTCCGTCCTCCACGAGGAGGGTCGCACGCTTCAGCACCGGGTAGACGACCGGCTCGTCGCCGTTGTCCGGGGTCAGGATCACCTTGCGGCTCTTGTCCGTCTCCTCGATCGTGATGCGTCCGGCCGCCTCGGCGATCGGGGTCGCACCCTTCGGGGTACGGGCTTCGAAGAGCTCCTGCACGCGGGGAAGACCCTGCGTGATGTCGTCGGCCGACGCGGAACCACCCGTGTGGAAGGTACGCATCGTGAGCTGGGTTCCCGGCTCACCGATCGACTGGGCCGCGATGATGCCGACGGCCTCACCGATGTCCACGAGCTTTCCGGTGGCGAGCGAGCGGCCGTAGCAGGCAGCACACACACCGACGGCGGACTCGCACGTGAGGACCGACCGGACCTTGATCGACTCGACACCGGCGGCGACGAGCTTGTCGATCAGAACGTCTCCGACGTCCGAACCGGCCTCGGCGATGACGGTGCCCTGCGCGTCGACGGCGTCGGCAGCGAGCGAACGGGCGAACACGGAGTTCTCCACGTTGGCGTCGCGGACGAGCGTGCCGGCGGAGTCGAACGCCGCGATCGGCAGCTCGAGACCCTTCGAGGTCCCGCAGTCGTCCTCACGGATGATGACGTCCTGCGACACGTCGACGAGTCGACGCGTGAGGTACCCGGAGTCGGCCGTACGGAGGGCCGTGTCGGCCAGACCCTTACGGGCACCGTGCGTCGCGATGAAGTACTCGGCCACCGACAGTCCCTCGCGGTACGAGGAGATGATCGGACGAGGGATGATGTCACCCTTCGGGTTGGACACGAGTCCACGCATACCGGCGATGTTCCGGATCTGCAGCCAGTTACCACGAGCGCCGGAGGACACCATGCGGTTGATGGTGTTGTCGACGGGGAAGTTGTCCCGCATCGCCTTCTGCACGTCGTCGGTCGCCTGCGTCCAGATCTTGATGAGCTCCGCACGACGCTCGAGGTCGGTCGTGAGACCCTTCTCGAACTGCGACTGCACCTTGGCTGCCTGCTTCTCGTAGCCGGCGACGATCTCACGCTTGTTGGGGGGCGTGAGGATGTCGGACAGCGCGACGGTGACACCGGAACGCGTGGCCCAGTAGAAACCGGCGTCCTTGATGCGGTCGAGCGTGGCTGCGACCTCCACCTTGGGGTAGCGCTCGGCGAGGTCGTTGACGATCGACGAGAGCTGGCCCTTGTCCGCGACGGCGTCGATGAACGGGTAGTCCACCGGCAGCGCCTCGTTGAAGAGGGCGCGGCCCAGCGTGGTGGTGTGCAGGAACGGCTTGCCCTGCTCGAAGCCCTCGGGCGCCTCTCCCTCGCGGAAGTACAGGCCCTCGAGACGGATGCGCACCTCGGCGTTCAGGTGGAGCGACGCCTGGTCCTTCGCGAGGATCGCCTCGGCGATGCTCGAGAACGCACGTCCCTCGCCCACGGCACCGGGGGTGACGGTGGTGAGGTGGTGCAGACCGATGATCATGTCCTGCGAGGGCAGGGTCACCGGACGGCCGTCCGACGGCTTCAGGATGTTGTTCGACGCGAGCATGAGGATGCGCGCCTCGGCCTGGGCCTCGACGGACAGCGGGAGGTGGACGGCCATCTGGTCACCGTCGAAGTCCGCGTTGAACGCGGCGCAGACGAGCGGGTGGAGCTGGATGGCCTTGCCCTCGACCAGCTGGGGCTCGAACGCCTGGATGCCAAGACGGTGCAGCGTGGGCGCACGGTTGAGGAGCACGGGGCGCTCGCGGATGATCTCCTCGAGCACGTCCCACACCT
Proteins encoded in this window:
- the rpoC gene encoding DNA-directed RNA polymerase subunit beta', with the protein product MLDVTTFDELRIGLATADDIRRWSHGEVKKPETINYRTLKPEKDGLFGEQIFGPSRDWECACGKYKRVRFKGIVCERCGVEVTKSSVRRERMGHIELAAPVTHIWYFKGVPSRLGYLLDMAPKDLEKVIYFAAYMVISVDEEARHQDMPGLENELRLEIKTLGDQRDARIADRLKKLEDDLAALEEEGAKADQKRKTKDAAEKEMGQARKSFDEQIAHLERVWEDFRTLKVGDLKPEDAVFHELQDRFGLYFEAFMGAESIKKRLEAFDLKAEAELLHLQIAEGKGQKKIRAIKRLRVVNSFVQTGNSPAAMVLDVVPVIPPELRPMVQLDGGRFATSDLNDLYRRVINRNNRLRRLLDLGAPEIIVNNEKRMLQEAVDALFDNGRRGRPVTGTGNRALKSLSDMLKGKQGRFRQNLLGKRVDYSGRSVIVVGPQLKLHQCGLPKQMALELFKPFVIKRLIDLSHAQNIKAAKRMVERSRGEVWDVLEEIIRERPVLLNRAPTLHRLGIQAFEPQLVEGKAIQLHPLVCAAFNADFDGDQMAVHLPLSVEAQAEARILMLASNNILKPSDGRPVTLPSQDMIIGLHHLTTVTPGAVGEGRAFSSIAEAILAKDQASLHLNAEVRIRLEGLYFREGEAPEGFEQGKPFLHTTTLGRALFNEALPVDYPFIDAVADKGQLSSIVNDLAERYPKVEVAATLDRIKDAGFYWATRSGVTVALSDILTPPNKREIVAGYEKQAAKVQSQFEKGLTTDLERRAELIKIWTQATDDVQKAMRDNFPVDNTINRMVSSGARGNWLQIRNIAGMRGLVSNPKGDIIPRPIISSYREGLSVAEYFIATHGARKGLADTALRTADSGYLTRRLVDVSQDVIIREDDCGTSKGLELPIAAFDSAGTLVRDANVENSVFARSLAADAVDAQGTVIAEAGSDVGDVLIDKLVAAGVESIKVRSVLTCESAVGVCAACYGRSLATGKLVDIGEAVGIIAAQSIGEPGTQLTMRTFHTGGSASADDITQGLPRVQELFEARTPKGATPIAEAAGRITIEETDKSRKVILTPDNGDEPVVYPVLKRATLLVEDGEHVELGQKIHVGAVDPKEVLRVQGVREVQKHLVGGVQGVYRSQGVPIHDKHIEVIVRQMLRKVTVVDHGDTDLLPGELVDRSSYNRINRETLTEGKKTASARQEVMGITKASLATESWLSAASFQETTRVLTQAAMEGKRDPLVGLKENVIIGKLIPAGTGLQRYRNVAVEATEEAKAERYPNRIFADDGAFSEADLSFVDFDSFSSDDFTPGTYS